A stretch of the Nicotiana tabacum cultivar K326 chromosome 6, ASM71507v2, whole genome shotgun sequence genome encodes the following:
- the LOC107825542 gene encoding putative F-box protein At1g60370 — MEKHCSEDIVFEILTWLPAKSLIRFKCISKTWNTLIGHPNLAKLHNTRSQVRPSATHLLFELGIGRDYINVYPVPKNRRVILGPKFTSYLPMPRFSLELAMPRHYSYLRICSNHCNGVVCLYNFRDTQVYLFNVTTREIKALPFSLNQASDPELFLGFDIVLGKYKLLHVFEESNNQLLKSRILTLGTDSWRKIYMPFNFNKPRRCIFLNGMLYSTVSPLTYFYFNFIKEKFEKLPGPQRSTCLTRLNIMQTALRGKLVMDWVFSQGMNQQRNMIYDDTNKVFKELNNSFPKLEKVAFNFEGEISFDETKSGDILATASIISTPASLVFPRPYVLRCVSSFVENIIPLSSLF; from the coding sequence ATGGAGAAGCATTGTTCAGAGGACATAGTATTCGAGATCCTAACATGGCTTCCTGCCAAGTCTCTCATACGATTCAAGTGTATTTCTAAAACTTGGAACACTTTGATTGGACATCCCAACCTTGCCAAATTGCACAATACTCGTTCTCAAGTCCGCCCCTCTGCCACCCACCTTTTGTTTGAACTGGGAATAGGTCGTGATTATATTAATGTGTATCCTGTACCAAAGAACAGACGAGTAATCTTGGGGCCTAAATTTACTTCATATCTCCCGATGCCTAGATTTTCTTTAGAACTCGCGATGCCTCGTCATTATTCCTACCTGCGTATTTGCTCAAATCATTGCAATGGCGTTGTTTGTTTATATAACTTTAGAGATACTCAAGTTTATTTGTTCAATGTCACTACAAGAGAGATAAAAGCTTTGCCATTCTCCCTGAATCAGGCATCGGATCCTGAATTGTTTCTGGGATTTGATATAGTACTGGGAAAATACAAGTTACTTCATGTTTTTGAGGAAAGCAATAATCAACTACTGAAAAGTAGGATTCTGACTCTAGGAACCGATTCCTGGAGAAAAATCTATATGCCGTTTAACTTTAATAAGCCTaggagatgtattttcctcaatGGGATGCTTTATTCAACTGTATCACCTCTCACATACTTCTACTTCAATTTCATAAAGGAGAAGTTTGAGAAACTTCCAGGCCCACAACGTAGTACCTGTCTCACGAGATTGAATATAATGCAAACTGCATTAAGGGGAAAACTGGTTATGGATTGGGTCTTCTCCCAAGGCATGAATCAACAAAGAAATATGATATACGATGACACTAACAAGGTTtttaaggaattgaacaactctTTTCCCAAATTAGAAAAGGTTGCCTTCAACTTTGAAGGCGAAATAAGCTTTGACGAGACAAAGTCAGGGGACATTTTAGCAACAGCAAGCATTATTAGTACCCCCGCTTCCTTGGTGTTCCCTCGTCCCTATGTGTTAAGATGTGTTAGTAGTTTTGTCGAGAACATTATCCCATTAtcgtctttattttga